A stretch of the Lolium perenne isolate Kyuss_39 chromosome 3, Kyuss_2.0, whole genome shotgun sequence genome encodes the following:
- the LOC127339659 gene encoding protein FAR1-RELATED SEQUENCE 5-like has protein sequence MDPEYAPGFLDLNEPIPKDVSVFDDLQKEHTPVNTARTSSNADVTKSSEQSKHASGSNIGASSGQSKHASGSNIGASADTNPITGETLSTDDSGGDDDDEVQSTPVSQTEVQTPYPGMIFDSWDEAKMHYNRYAKKLGFSIKCSTSKNSTLDGQKDKQMFVCNKNGKNEDINMQEAAPVRQRNKSITKKTECKARLRIKRKGTKWHVTYFIEEHNHNMIKKFSLKKYLRSHKGTPKEERDFVKLLHKVNLSAGRVMRIMGEVYGGLANVPYDSKSVSNFMATINEDQTIKDMSKLLSHFARIKKEDPDFYFNLHTDHADKVDRIFWVDGPAIAAYKNYNDCLSFDTTYMTNMYNMSFAPFIGINRYCQSIQLGCGFLKNENVESFVWIFQEFLEAMGGLQPQNFITDQDAAMRSAILAEFPNCCHRNCRWHIMQNAQAVLGNFLSKHEELRQELNAIIDYSMSVDEFETRWADMLRKHNVADNTHLADLYHLRATFVPAYFKDRFFPFLQTTARSEGFNAVLKTYSNPHYSMHHFFEQYLKLQEKINVAEDSVEFLDEDKTFRVWGDYPIEEQALKVYTRPIYLRLRAELRKVTSYNVHLIGGQSFDVLPIKAYVYGYGSRSYQVEANVETETYSCECCKFSRDGLLCCHIFRVMVQLGCINKIPEKYILDRWRVQEENIVEEKMDLPKQPVGRKMNNKERQQLRYGTLCNDYTRVARMASTSEKGKAIADKYMLALEKELLEMKASESAKRKKKKQAAPSFDEEPDVENVGDDGQGNSSKFDHVEDPVYIAKQGRPAEKRKKSGLHLKATKVVKCSVCGSIQRHAGYMQR, from the coding sequence ATGGATCCAGAGTATGCTCCTGGATTTCTAGATCTGAATGAGCCAATACCCAAAGATGTCAGTGTGTTTGACGATTTGCAAAAAGAACATACACCAGTGAACACCGCAAGAACCTCGAGCAATGCAGATGTAACAAAAAGTTCTGAACAAAGCAAGCATGCAAGTGGTAGCAACATTGGTGCAAGTTCTGGACAGAGCAAGCATGCTAGTGGTAGCAACATTGGTGCATCCGCTGACACAAACCCTATAACAGGTGAAACACTTTCTACTGATGATTCGGGAGGtgacgatgatgatgaagtcCAATCAACTCCAGTAAGCCAAACTGAAGTGCAAACACCATATCCTGGCATGATTTTCGATTCATGGGATGAAGCGAAGATGCATTACAACAGATATGCTAAGAAGCTTGGATTCTCCATCAAGTGTAGTACATCCAAGAACTCTACACTTGATGGTCAGAAGGACAAACAGATGTTCGTTTGCAACAAGAATGGCAAGAATGAAGACATTAACATGCAAGAAGCGGCACCGGTTAGGCAGCGGAACAAAAGCATCACTAAGAAAACTGAATGCAAGGCTAGGCTAAGGATCAAAAGGAAAGGTACAAAGTGGCATGTAACATATTTCATTGAAGAGCACAATCACAATATGATAAAGAAGTTCTCTTTGAAGAAATATTTAAGGTCTCATAAAGGAACTCCCAAGGAAGAAAGGGACTTTGTCAAGCTCTTGCATAAGGTGAATCTCTCTGCTGGAAGGGTAATGAGGATCATGGGAGAAGTCTATGGTGGTCTGGCCAATGTACCCTATGATAGCAAGTCTGTTAGCAATTTCATGGCTACCATTAATGAAGATCAAACAATCAAGGACATGTCAAAGCTGCTTTCTCACTTTGCAAGGATAAAAAAGGAAGACCCAGATTTCTACTTCAACTTGCATACAGATCATGCTGATAAGGTTGATCGCATATTTTGGGTTGATGGGCCAGCAATAGCTGCATACAAGAACTACAACGACTGTCTCTCATTTGACACCACGTACATGACAAACATGTACAATATGTCGTTTGCGCCATTCATTGGGATCAATAGGTATTGTCAGAGCATCCAGCTAGGTTGTGGTTTCCTAAAAAATGAAAATGTGGAGAGTTTTGTGTGGATCTTTCAAGAGTTTCTTGAAGCAATGGGCGGCCTCCAGCCCCAAAACTTCATTACTGACCAAGATGCAGCGATGAGATCTGCAATTCTCGCTGAATTTCCAAACTGTTGCCACAGAAACTGTAGGTGGCACATTATGCAGAATGCGCAGGCAGTTTTGGGAAATTTCTTGTCAAAACATGAAGAGCTAAGGCAAGAGTTGAATGCAATTATTGACTACAGCATGTCAGTTGATGAATTCGAAACAAGGTGGGCAGATATGCTTCGCAAACACAATGTAGCGGACAACACACATCTTGCTGATTTGTATCACTTGAGAGCAACTTTTGTCCCAGCTTACTTCAAGGATCGCTTCTTCCCGTTCCTACAAACTACCGCCCGGAGTGAGGGGTTTAATGCTGTTCTGAAAACATACAGTAACCCTCACTACAGTATGCATCACTTCTttgaacaatacttgaagttgcAAGAGAAAATTAATGTAGCGGAGGATTCAGTCGAGTTTTTGGATGAAGATAAGACTTTTAGGGTGTGGGGTGACTACCCTATTGAAGAGCAAGCACTGAAGGTTTATACGCGACCCATATACTTGCGTCTCAGGGCTGAGCTTCGTAAAGTGACATCCTACAATGTGCACCTTATTGGTGGCCAAAGTTTTGATGTCCTCCCAATTAAAGCCTACGTCTATGGCTATGGTAGTAGGAGCTACCAAGTTGAGGCTAATGTCGAAACTGAAACTTACAGCTGCGAGTGTTGCAAGTTCAGTAGGGATGGATTGCTTTGCTGTCATATATTCAGAGTAATGGTGCAATTGGGTTGTATTAACAAAATTCCAGAGAAATACATACTAGATAGGTGGAGAGTACAGGAGGAAAACATTGTGGAGGAAAAAATGGACTTGCCTAAGCAACCAGTGGGCAGGAAGATGAATAACAAAGAAAGGCAGCAGTTGCGTTACGGCACTCTATGCAATGACTACACCAGAGTAGCAAGAATGGCATCAACATCAGAAAAAGGAAAAGCCATTGCAGATAAATACATGCTAGCTTTGGAGAAAGAGTTGTTGGAAATGAAAGCTTCTGAATCTgcaaagaggaagaagaaaaaacaGGCTGCTCCATCTTTTGATGAGGAACCAGATGTAGAAAATGTAGGTGACGATGGGCAAGGGAATTCTTCAAAGTTTGACCATGTTGAAGATCCGGTTTATATTGCTAAACAAGGTCGTCCAGCTGAAAAGAGGAAGAAGTCTGGACTGCACCTGAAGGCTACAAAGGTTGTGAAATGCAGTGTATGTGGGTCAATCCAAAGACATGCTGGCTACATGCAAAGATAA